The sequence GAATCTAATGATTGGGGTGCAGTTCAATCCGCACCCCTACAAGAATTAATTTGACTCTCAATTCTGCTTGAGATGGGAAAAATGAAAAGGGTTTCATAAAAACTTCTTCTTTTTTGAAAGAAACTAACTTTAATTGCTATTTTCAGAGAGTTTGGAAGTTTTTCAAAAAGAAAAAAACTTCCAAATTAGCAATAAATATGATACACTGGAAAGGCAAATAAATTTTAAGGAGAAATGACTTCATGTCTACATCATTTGAAAACAAAGCTACCAATCGTGGTGTTGTTACATTTACGATCAGTCAAGATAAAATCAAACCAGCTCTTGATCAGGCCTTTAATAAAGTGAAAAAGGATTTAACAGCACCAGGTTTCCGTAAAGGTCATATGCCACGTACAGTCTTTAATCAAAAATTTGGAGAAGAAGCTCTTTATGAAGAGGCTTTAAACAGTATTTTACCAGCAGCTTATGAAGAAGCCGTTGCTGAATTAGAACTTGATGTTGTCACTCAGCCAAAAGTTGATGTTAAATCAATGGAAAAAGGTAAGGATTGGGAAATTACAGCAGAAGTTGTAACAAAACCAGAAGTAAAGCTTGGAAATTACAAAAATCTTGAAGTATCAGTAGAAGAATCAAAAGAGGTTACTGATGCAGAAGTTGATGAAAAAATTGAACGTGAACGCAATAATTTAGCTGAACTGGTTCTTAAAGAAGAAGCAGCCGTTGAAGGTGATACTGTCGTGATTGACTTTGTTGGTTCAGTTGATGGTGTTGAATTTGATGGTGGTAAAGGCGATAATTTCTCGCTTGAACTTGGTTCTGGTCAGTTTATCCCAGGTTTTGAAGAACAACTGGTTGGCAAAAAGGCTGGTGAAACAGTTAAGGTTAATGTCACTTTCCCAGAAGATTACCAATCTGCTGACCTTGCAGGAAAAGATGCAACATTCGTGACGACTATTCATGAAGTTAAGGCCAAGGAAGTTCCAGAACTTGATGATGAATTGGCTAAAGATATTGATGAAGAAGTTGAAACATTGGATGAACTAAAAGCTAAGTATCGTAAGGAACTGGAAGCTACTAAAGAGACTGCATACAATGATGCGGTTGAAACAGCAGTTATTGACCTAGCGGTTGCTAATGCTGAAATCGTTGAATTGCCAGAAGAGATGATTCATGATGAGGTCCAACGTGCGATGCAAGAATTCATGGGGAATATGCAGCGTCAAGGGATTTCACCAGAGATGTACTTCCAATTGACAGGTACAACTGAAGAGGATCTTCACAAGCAATATGAAGCGGATGCTGACAAACGCGTAAAACAAACCTTGTTATTGAAGCAGTTGCGAAAGCAGAAGGCTTTGAAGCGACAGATGAAGAAATTGAAAAAGAAATTTCTGATCTTGCAACAGAATACAAGATGGAAGCTGAGCAAGTGCGTTCCCTTCTTTCACCAGATATGCTCAAACATGACATTGCAATGAAAAAAGCGGTTGACGTTATTACTGATTCTGTTAAAGTGAAATAAAAATAAAAGCTAGATGGAAGAAACATCTGGCTTTTTGAGTGCAAAAAATGTGATTTTTTATGATCTGATACCCGTGGTGCTAGTTAATCTTTTAGTTCACAAAAAAGTTCATTTGGACTATGCTGTCAGTGACCAAACCGACAGCATAGTCCAAATGAACGACTTTAATTATCACTCTAAAACTCATCACTTGCAATACAGCATGAAACAATTGAAACAATTTGTTCTCGATATTATTAGGAATATGCTCCAACAGTTTTTCTAGTTCTTCAAGCAGAACTAGGTATCACATCTCAACGAAAATTCTATCGGATGTGTCGATTGTTTATTGGTGATACAGTTCTAGAAAAACTCGCTTTTATCGTAGAGCTCCGCTATCTCGTTCCTCTGCTAAAATTAATTCACCAATGGATGAGTAAGCAGTTTTTCCATGATGATACGGCTATTATAGATAGTTTTCCACTTCCACTTTGTCTACCAGCTGGAAATGGGGAAGCAAAGGCATTAAAGGAGCAAGCTGATATTTCCTATAAACCTTCTAAGAAAATGTAGTTTTATGGATTTAAAGTGCACATACTAGTCATGTGGCAGAAGCATTGATAGAAAACAGCCCATTTCCTTATATTCTAATGGATCTTGGTTACCTAAGCGTGCCTTTGAAGGCTCGTAAAAGGCATTGCTTTTGGACACCATTACGACAGAATATGGAAGGGGATAAAAAGCACAATCATTGGAAACTGCTAGTTCAACGACGGACAATTGAAATCAGATTTTTCGTTCTTTGTTCTGCCTTTGGTATCGAAAAAACATTGGCAAGAAGTTTGAAGGGAATTGAACTGTGGGTAGAACAAGTTGTTTGGGCTTATAATCTAAGATTTCTAAACTAGCACGAGGGGTAAACCTTATATTGATTTAATTGAGCAACTTGATAATCCAACTTTGATCATGTTTCTAAGAACGAATTTGGAACAGATTATAAAAAGATAACCTAACGATGATAAAAGGTACCGAACTACTAAAGTAGTCAACGCCTTTCTTTTGGAAGAATTTAAAATAAGAAAGTAAAGTATCTTACCATATAGCTAACTACAACAGTAACAAAAACAAAAATGATAAGCAAATGGCGAGATAAATAATTCTTTTTAACATTGGGAGCCTCAACATCCTTCATCCTTAATCTACTAGGAAATTTGTGTAAAATAGTATAATTGCAAATATGAAAATAAATAAAAAAAAATCAGATTTGCAAATTTTTAAAAATTGTTATTAAGAGTGGTATAGTAAAAGTGTAAACAATTTAGTTAGATGTTTGCGATCAGATTATCATAAAGAAAATACTAGTTAGTTCTTTAATAATAATCTGAAATCTAAAAAGGAGGACTGACATCATGAAAAAACTTAGTAAGAAACAATCTCGTATTGTAAAAGCTGGTTGGGTATGTGTTGGTTGGGGCTTTGTTTGTTGGGGCTAACTAACTAATGCTAAACTAAATTTTAGGTGGATAGGCATAAGCTATCCACCTTTTTAAAATAAAATGAAAGGGACTGGGATGAAATATCACCATACGATGCAAGATCTTTCCTCAGATTGTGGTTTAGCCGTTGTCAAGTCAGTTTTATTGACGTATGGTAAGTATAATTCCACATCATTTTCTGGTCAAATCCAAAATTTTAATATCAATCAGGGATTATCCCTTTTAGATATTGAAGAGTTATTAGCTCATTTTGGTATATTTGGTAGTAATTATCAAGTTGATGATTTTAGTTATTTAAATTTTGAAACCCCTACTATTTTAGTGACAAAAAGGGATGGTATCAATCACTATATTTTGGTTTATGGTCGGCATGGAAATAAATTAATAGTTTCTAATCCTGACGAAAGTAAGCTTCTATATCAATCTGCTGAAGACATAGAAAATACTTTCAAAGGTTATGCTTACATTGTTGAAGAAAATGTTCCTAGGGTTATTAGCCAAGAAAATAATAAGGAGGGGACATTGGGATTTAGGGATAAAGCAAATCTCTTCTTATTAAGTAGTCTTCTTTGGCTTATCCCTTTATTTATTATATTTTCTATACAATATTTAGTTGTTTATCAATCTAGAAATATGGCCTTACCGCAAATATTTTTAGCTACGATAATTTATCTATTATTAATAATTATTTTTTTCATTGATAAACTTAGGTTAGATGATTTGGGTCAAAAGATTACTTTCAATAATAGATTAATTCAAGTTAATAACTTTATGGGAGGTATTAATAATAAAAAGATTGATCGCCAGCATAACATTTATAATGATTTAATTAAATTTTGGAATAATTTTTATGCTGCAAATAACAATGTGAAAATACTAACAATAAAGTATGATTTGTTTTATATGGGTATTTTATTCTGTTTAATTTTGTTTTAAATCCTTTAATTTCTTTTTTACATTAGGCATTTTCTTAATATATTTAACAGTATTTATGTTTACTAGGAATCAAAGAAGGAATGTTAATCGAGATTATCTTTCCAAAATAGGTGAACTATCAAACTTTATTGAAGAATTCATGCATAATAAGATTGATAGACTTGTTTTCTCAAATAGAAGTGAAGTTGATAGTTACAGCTTGAATCTATTGAAGAAAATTGATACTGCAGATAAGAATCAGAAAGCAGAGTCAACAAAAGTTTTGGGAATTTATGATATGCTTATCTATCTTGAGTTGATTATTATATTTACATATATCTTATTTTCAGTATACTTTTCTGTGAAATTATCTGTTACTACTAGCTTGATTTGCTTTGTCCTTGTCTATATTATGTTTAATTTGGCAAGACCTTCTATTCACAAGTTATTAGATATTGAAAAATATTCTTTAAACAAAACTGGAGGATATCAAGATGAAATTGTAAATGGAAGTTCATCAGAATCTGCTCCTTTAATTGAAACAGTCGCTTTAAATAATGTTTCTTTTATCTATGATGATAGCGACAATGATATTATTAAAAATTTCAGTGCCCTGTTTGAAAATAATCAACTATCTATTATTAAAGGGCAAAATGGTTCTGGAAAAACTACTTTGTTACATCTATTGATGGGGATTGAGAGACCTAGTGCAGGAGAAATTAAATATTTGGATAAAGGAAAAGTTTACAATGTTAATCAATTTAATTTATTGAAACAGGTCTCTTACTACTCTAGTGATGAATATTTAAATTATACTTCGATTGAGAGAAATATCCGTTATAACATTTATAATGATGATTTTAAAAATAAAATTGAAAATTATTTCAATCTTCCCTTAGATAAAGTAATTTTTTACAATGGGGAAAATTTATCGCTTGGAGAAGGGCAAAAGGTTTTGTTAACAAGGTGTCTGAATAAGAAAGCCAATATTTATATTTTTGACGAACCGACTACTAATTTGGATACAGATTCCAAAGATAAATTTTATCATTTAGTCAAATCGCTGAAAGACAAAGCTATGGTAATCATTGTTGCACACGATAATCAATTTGATAGGTTGGCTAATCAAATTATTGAGCTAAATTAATTGAGGTACTGATATGAAGAAGAAAATTATTATTATTTCATTTGTTTTAATTGCTATTAGTGGAATAGCTGCTTTTAAATTGACTCAGAGTGGAAGTGTCAAAATTGGGACTGCTGACGGTAATTATAAATCTTTGCCTCTTGGAACATATACAGTTGGTGATGATATAAAGCTAAAAGATGGGAAGTATGCTGTGTATGCTTTGGAGGGAAGTGGCTCTGTTACTATTGGTGGTAAAAAATACCATATATCCGATCGTTCTTATAAAAAAGCAAAGAAAAAAGGACTACCTGAGAATGCACGATATGGAATTTTATACGAAGATAGTCCAAAAATTATTGTAAAAAAGGGTTCAAAGGTAATAGTCGAAGGAAAACGAAATTTTAGGATTTCGTTTGTCCGAAGATAAGAGGATTCACTTATGTTGGAAATAAAAAACTTGGAAAAAACCTATTCTAAACAACAGGTCTTGAAATCTATTTCAGTATCAGCTAGACAAGGTAAAATTATTGGACTTGTTGGTGTTAATGGATCAGGAAAATCTACACTGTTAAAATGCATTTCTGGTCTAATTCAAGATTATAACGGTCTAGTGCATTACGATGGGAAAATCTCTTACTCTATTGAAAACCCGACTTTCTACAATAATATAACAGTCTATACAAATTTAAAGTTGTTTACTACCCTGTCTGGGACGGTTAGCGAAAAAACTATAGATAATATTTTAGAAAAGGTGGGCTTAACCGATGCAAAAATAAAAAGTATCAGAGTTATCATTAGGAATGAAGCAAAAGCTAGCTATTGCTAGGATGATATTGTCAGGTGGTGATATCTTTTTGCTAGATGAACCGTTTAATGGTTTAGATTATATTACTAAACTTCAGTTGAGAGATATAATTTTGGATTTAAAGGGGGAAGGAAAATTAATTATTATTTCCTCTCACATTCTAGAAGAACTTGGACAAATTTGTGATACAGTTTGGCACTTAACTAATGGGTTACTAAAGAGTAGTATAAATTTGCAAGACAACAATAGAATTTATACGCTTCGTTTTATAGACCAGCCTAATGCTCTTAAATTTTGCCAAGATTATTTCCAAGTAGATTCTTTTTCCATAGAAGGTAATATTGTAACTATTAAAATTCCTATTGAGAGGAGTAAAGTTACGAGTGCCATTGAGTATTTGGTGAAGAATCAGTTTATGTTGATAGAATTTTATGACTCTACCAATAATCTTTTGGATGTCTTAGTCGAAGAATGAAAGGGGTACTATGATTCATTATCTAAAGTCAGAATGGCTGAGGTTAAAGAGAAACAAATTAATTTTAATCTTTATTGTTTTAGATTTACTTCTTTTTTCTTATCTTTTTTATAAGAAAAAAGCACTTCCATCAGCAAGTAAAATATTTATGATGGTTAATTTGTTTTTTGTCAGCTGCTCTTTTGTTTTGTCTTTTGGAGAAATTTTAGAAAAAGGGATCATTAGGTATTATTTAGAATATGTGCCTAATCGTTTTAAATTTATCAATTATATTTTATTAAAGTATGTTGGCTTGTTACTTCTGGTTTGCATGTTTTCTATGTCTTTAATGTCAGGGGATATCGCTGATCAATTTCTTGTTTATTTGATTTTTTCACTTTTATACTTAATGGTAAACACTATCATTATTATTAATATTGGAAAGGCTGGGATAGGGTTATTATTATCTATAATTAGTTTATGGATTTTACCGGATTTAGTAAATTATATTTTTAGCAAAACTGGCCTTTTTAATATTCAGTTAGCTTATTATTTATCTCCTAGTACCTTTCAAAGCATAGGTACCATATATAATTTATTAATTCCTTTTCTCTATATTTTCTTTTTTATCTAGTATCTGTTTACCAATTCAATAGAAAGGAATTCTAAATGAGGGAAAAAATATTTCCTATTTTGTTGCTACTATCGTTTGGAGCAATTTTATTCTTGGGAATTAGCTTAATGAACTCGTCTCCTCAACCACAATTTTCAATACTGAAAGATAATAATATTAAATCTCTACAAGAGGGTGAACTATTATATTATGGAAATACCACTTGCCAAGAGTTTAATAAGGTTTTAAAAACTTATCAAGATGAAACGGGAGTAAAAATTTACCATTGGGAAACTACAAATTCTGAAATAGTACAAAAAGCGGCCAACCTAAAAGTATATAAAACTCCGACAACTATTATAAAGAACCAAAATGGTAATCTGGTAAAAATTGAAGGTTATCATTCGCTCAAACATTTTAAGAAATTTATCAAGAATATGGGGGGTAAAAAATGAAAAAGATTATCAAGTTTATTTTACCAATTCTTTTATTAGTCAGTCTGGGGATAAATCTCAATCTAATCTTAAGTAAGAACCCTACAGAAAAATTTCGTAATTCAGAAGATAAGAATTTAGAAATATATAAGTATTTGGATAGTATGCAATTAGCAAATTTTGAGGCAAAATATAATACTGGTCAGAAATTAGTGGTATACATAGGAAGACCCACTTGTGAGGACTGTAATAATTTTGATAAAATTTTCGTGAAGTATATAAAGCAGTATGATCTTTCCTCTAAAATGATTTATGTTAACGTAGATGAATTATATAAAAATAAGTCAAAATGGGAACGATTTAAGCAGACATATGATATCAAAGGGACACCCTCATTGGTTATTTATGAAAATAAGAAGGTGATTTCTAAATTAGACTTTGAGGAAATGCATGGATTCACTCCTGATGATATAAAAAAATGGATGATGGAAAACAATTTAGCGGAAGAATCAGACAAATAAACAACCTTCTAAGTATTAACATAACCCGTGGTGCTAGTTAAAAAATCTTGGGTTATAAGCAAAGATAGTCTGATCTAACCAAAGTTTCAGACCTTTTAAGTTTCTTACTAATGGTCTTTCCATATCAAATTCAGAGCAGAAAACTGAGAATCGCATTTCAATGATTAACCTTTCAGCTTTGAGCCACCACTGATTATTCTGTTTAGTCTTTGCCATATTGCGCCTCAAGGGAGTTCAAAAGATTATAGTCTAGTATTAAGGGAACCCCAGTCAGCTTGGACAACAGGAAAGGTCGTGTTCTCAAGCAGTTCTTCGGCCATCTGACGGTCGTAAACAGAGGCTGGTGTCACAACATAGTTCAAATAAACCCTGACAGGGGTCGCCAGAATACGGTCTTTAAAGCCGTAAAACCACATCTTTTTTGAAGGATTGCAGGCCACAGTTGCTTGATCCTTAAAATACGAACCTTATAGTTGCGAGCTGGCAAACAAACGGGTATCGGAAAGCTATCCATGATGATGATATCATCCTGATGGAATTGCTCGGTCATGCCTTGATGAATGAGCTTCAACAAGGTAATGAGGTAGCGAGCCCTTCAGTAAAATCGGGTTCGCTTTAAGCCAGTTTTTACAAGAAATATCTGGCATAGCTGATAGAATCGACGTTGAAATTTGATGCCGTGTTCAGCTTGAAGCGATAAAAGGATAAGAACGGAGCTGTCGCTAATTTTACAATAATTGACATTTCGACGGTGCGTCAGTTCTTTAGGGGCATAGAGTTGATAATAATAGGAGTACATTGCCTTTAATTGTTCTATACCATATTGTAAGTGATGCCGTTTCGTATGAACACTTACAGCATCATCCAAATGAACTTTTTTGTGAACTAAAAGATTAACTAGCACCATGGATAATAATATAATAAAAAGTAGCGTTCATATCTTGTTTTGAGTTTAAAAACCTGTATTGATAAAAAATATTTTATTTATAAGATACTCGTACCTAGTCTTTAATTTCGAACGGCCTTTTGCATTGTTGTTATAAAAGAAGGCTGATGGGGATTATGCGTAACCTGCGATAGTTGATTTGATGAGATTTACTATCTTAGAATTTTAGATAAAGGCACTTCCTTTTTACCAGTTTTGAAAGAAGAATTAACCTTTGACGAACGGCGCTTTTTAGCGTAAAATAATAAGGAACGATATTTATAGATAGTCGGTTGTGTAAGCCTTTGGTTTTGGCTGATTATAATAAGGAGAATTACTTTGGAATTAAAAGTATTTGCTGGACAAGAAAAAAATGAATTGTCAATGATTGAAGTTGCCCGTGCCATTTTAGAAGAACGTGGTCGAGATAAAGAAATGTATTTTAGTGATCTTGTTAATGCTATTCAAGTTTATTTAGAAAAGTCAGATGCAGACATTCGTGAAGCTTTACCGTTTTTCTATTCAGACTTAAACACAGATGGCAGCTTTATCCCGCTTGGTGAGAATAAATGGGGGCTGCGCTCTTGGTATGGTATTGATGAAATTGATGAAGAGATTGTGACACTTGAGGAAGATGAAGACGGTGCACCAAAACATAAGAGGAAACGTGTTAATGCCTTTATGGATGGTGATGAGGATGCTATTGATTACAGTGATGACGATCCTGAAGATGAAAGTTTTGATACCACTGAAGAGGATGCAGAATATGATGAAGAAGATCCAGATGATGAAAAGTCCGAGGTTGAATCCTATGATTCTGAAATCAATGAAATCATTCCAGATGAAGATTTAGACGAAAATGTTGATTTAGATGAAGAAGATGACGATTATTCTGATGATGAGGAAGAGGAAGAAGGAGAATAAAGGATTTCTTCATTGACAAAATTCATAAGATAGTTTATATTATTTATTGGGCACCTCTTTTGAGGTCAGAATAAGCTCTCTACTTGTAGGGAGCATTTTTCATTTTCCTCACAATATAAAACAAAGGAGCAGTTAATGACAAAATATATTTTTGTAACAGGTGGTGTCGTTTCGTCAATCGGTAAAGGAATTGTTGCTGCAAGCCTTGGACGTCTCTTGAAAAATCGTGGGCTTAAAGTAACCATTCAAAAATTTGATCCTTATATTAATATTGATCCTGGAACAATGAGTCCTTATCAGCATGGTGAAGTTTATGTGACTGATGATGGTGCTGAAACCGACCTTGACCTTGGACATTACGAACGTTTCATTGATATTAATCTGAATAAATATTCAAATGTTACAACAGGAAAGATATATAGCGAAGTTCTGCGTAAAGAACGTAAGGGTGAATATCTTGGAGCAACTGTTCAAGTTATTCCCCATATTACAGATGCTCTAAAAGAAAAAATTAAACGTGCAGCTACAACAACAGACTCAGATGTTACTATCACTGAAGTTGGTGGTACGGTTGGCGATATTGAAAGTTTGCCTTTCCTTGAAGCCCTTCGTCAAATGAAAGCTGATGTGGGCGCTGATAATGTCATGTATATTCATACGACTTTGCTTCCTTATCTCAAAGCTGCAGGCGAAATGAAAACAAAACCAACCCAGCACTCTGTTAAGGAGCTGCGTGGCTTGGGAATTCAACCTAATATGCTTGTTATTCGGACAGAGCAGCCAGCTGGACAAGGTATTAAAAATAAATTGGCTCAATTCTGTGATGTGGCTCCAGAAGCTGTTATTGAATCACTTGATGTGGATCATCTTTATCAAATTCCATTAAATCTTCAAGCACAAAATATGGATCAGATTGTTTGCGATCACTTAAAACTTGATGTGCCTGTTGCCGATATGACCGAATGGTCAGCAATGGTTGATAAGGTTATGAATCTTAAGAAAAAGACTAAAATTGCTCTAGTTGGGAAATATGTAGAGTTGCCAGATGCTTATTTATCAGTTGTTGAAGCTCTTAAGCATTCGGGCTATGTCAATGATACGGCCATTGATCTCAATTGGATTAATGCTAATGAAGTCACTCCTGAAACGGTTGCTGATTTGCTGGGGGATGCTGATGGTATTATTGTTCCGGGTGGATTTGGCCATCGTGGAACAGAAGGGAAAATAGAGGCTATTCGTTATGCGCGTGAAAACGATGTGCCTATGCTAGGAATCTGTCTTGGTATGCAATTAACTTGTGTTGAATATGCCCGCCATGTCCTTAACCTTGAAGGAGCTAATTCTGCGGAATTGGATCCAGATACCAACTATCCAGTTATTGATATTATGCGTGATCAGATTGATATTGAGGATATGGGAGGAACGCTTCGCCTTGGTCTTTATCCATGTAAATTGAAACCAGGCAGCAAAACGGCAGCGGCTTATAGCAATCAAGAGGTCGTACAGCGTCGTCACCGTCATCGTTATGAATTTAATAATGCCTTTCGTCAGCAATTTGAAGAGGCTGGTTTCGTATTTTCAGGAATATCACCAGATAATCGCTTGGTAGAAGTGGTAGAATTGTCAGATAAAAAATTCTTTGTTGCAGCCCAATATCATCCAGAATTACAGTCTCGTCCGAATCGCCCGGAAGAACTTTATACAGCCTTTATTACGGCAGCGGTTGAAAACAGTCAGCCACATTAATTGATAGAAAAGTGAGTTCCTTGACACGGCTTTCAGTAAAAAGAATAAAGAGATTCCATGTAGGTTAAACTTTTGCTTATAAAGAAACCCCTTCTTAAATCTCATTTACTAGATTTAAGAAGGGGTTTCTTTTTGGGATCATTATTACAGCTAATCGTTCAATTCAAAAATGAATAAATCATATTAGCTATTACAAAAATACATTCCAATATAAAAATTCCAAAACAGAGAAGCTTGACAGTACCGCTTCGGCTATATTTAGAAATTAAGACTAATACTGCGAAACTTAATAGTATGAACGAGTAAATAATAAACATCATATATTCAGCTCAATCTCTTTATAGTGGCGTATTGTAACTGCCTACAGCGACTGCACCAACCCAACCCTCACCTTGGATTTGTACAAGGCAATCAGCATCCAAAGATTCAAACTCTTCAAAAACTAAACTATTCATACTGAATCTCCTTTAAATAAATATGGTTTCTATACCCGTTATAGTTAAAGAAATTGGCTGCCAACAAAACGAATACACATATAGTTTAGTTTTTTTAAGAAAAATTCAAGAGGATTCTATCATTGCAATGAAATGTTTATTATTTAGACATTATTATGTTATTTTTCTGCTTTTTTTAAGTTGTTTGCCATGTGAAGTTATTTAATTAAAAGTTATCATGACCATAATCGGGAAATGCAACTATTTTTTAGCAGCTATCTTTGTATTAAATAGCTTGAAGTAATAACAAACTTGATTGTATTAAGTCACTTTGAGTGATGAGATGATTACTATTATTTCAAAGGATTCAAAGGAAAAATGTTGATGTTTTATAGAGATATTTTTCAGTATCAAGAGTTCTGATTTTACTTTGGTGGTTTCAATTGGCATTGCTAAGATTTGACACTCAAATGAAAAAAGCGAAAAAACTCTTGACACTATCTTCGTTAGCTGATATAATTTAAAAAGTTGCTATCGCGGGGATGGCGGAATTGGCAGACGCGCAAGACTAAGGATCTTGTGACCGCTTTTGGTCGTGAGGGTTCAAGTCCCTCTCTCCGCAAAGTGAGCTGACTGTTCAAGTCAGCTTTTTTTGTTGCCTAGATTAGTTAGAGAAAAGGTTGAAACTTTTGATAAGGGCTGGCAATTTTATTGTAAAAGTGATAAAATAAACAACGTAATGGGTTTGACCCAAAAAATATTTAGGAGGCCTTTAAAAATGGCAATCGTTTCAGCAGAAAAATTTGTCCAAGCAGCTCGTGATAATGGTTATGCTGTCGGTGGATTTAACACTAACAACCTTGAATGGACTCAGGCTATCTTGCGTGCAGCAGAAGCTAAAAAAGCTCCTGTTCTCATTCAAACTTCTATGGGTGCTGCCAAATATATGGGTGGTTATAAACTTTGTAAAGTTCTTATTGAAACTCTTGTAGAATCAATGGGAATTACTGTGCCAGTTGCTATCCACCTTGACCATGGTCATTATGAAGATGCT comes from Streptococcus troglodytae and encodes:
- a CDS encoding cysteine peptidase family C39 domain-containing protein: MKYHHTMQDLSSDCGLAVVKSVLLTYGKYNSTSFSGQIQNFNINQGLSLLDIEELLAHFGIFGSNYQVDDFSYLNFETPTILVTKRDGINHYILVYGRHGNKLIVSNPDESKLLYQSAEDIENTFKGYAYIVEENVPRVISQENNKEGTLGFRDKANLFLLSSLLWLIPLFIIFSIQYLVVYQSRNMALPQIFLATIIYLLLIIIFFIDKLRLDDLGQKITFNNRLIQVNNFMGGINNKKIDRQHNIYNDLIKFWNNFYAANNNVKILTIKYDLFYMGILFCLILF
- a CDS encoding ATP-binding cassette domain-containing protein, with the protein product MHNKIDRLVFSNRSEVDSYSLNLLKKIDTADKNQKAESTKVLGIYDMLIYLELIIIFTYILFSVYFSVKLSVTTSLICFVLVYIMFNLARPSIHKLLDIEKYSLNKTGGYQDEIVNGSSSESAPLIETVALNNVSFIYDDSDNDIIKNFSALFENNQLSIIKGQNGSGKTTLLHLLMGIERPSAGEIKYLDKGKVYNVNQFNLLKQVSYYSSDEYLNYTSIERNIRYNIYNDDFKNKIENYFNLPLDKVIFYNGENLSLGEGQKVLLTRCLNKKANIYIFDEPTTNLDTDSKDKFYHLVKSLKDKAMVIIVAHDNQFDRLANQIIELN
- a CDS encoding thioredoxin gives rise to the protein MREKIFPILLLLSFGAILFLGISLMNSSPQPQFSILKDNNIKSLQEGELLYYGNTTCQEFNKVLKTYQDETGVKIYHWETTNSEIVQKAANLKVYKTPTTIIKNQNGNLVKIEGYHSLKHFKKFIKNMGGKK
- a CDS encoding thioredoxin family protein; translation: MKKIIKFILPILLLVSLGINLNLILSKNPTEKFRNSEDKNLEIYKYLDSMQLANFEAKYNTGQKLVVYIGRPTCEDCNNFDKIFVKYIKQYDLSSKMIYVNVDELYKNKSKWERFKQTYDIKGTPSLVIYENKKVISKLDFEEMHGFTPDDIKKWMMENNLAEESDK
- the rpoE gene encoding DNA-directed RNA polymerase subunit delta, which produces MELKVFAGQEKNELSMIEVARAILEERGRDKEMYFSDLVNAIQVYLEKSDADIREALPFFYSDLNTDGSFIPLGENKWGLRSWYGIDEIDEEIVTLEEDEDGAPKHKRKRVNAFMDGDEDAIDYSDDDPEDESFDTTEEDAEYDEEDPDDEKSEVESYDSEINEIIPDEDLDENVDLDEEDDDYSDDEEEEEGE
- a CDS encoding CTP synthase → MTKYIFVTGGVVSSIGKGIVAASLGRLLKNRGLKVTIQKFDPYINIDPGTMSPYQHGEVYVTDDGAETDLDLGHYERFIDINLNKYSNVTTGKIYSEVLRKERKGEYLGATVQVIPHITDALKEKIKRAATTTDSDVTITEVGGTVGDIESLPFLEALRQMKADVGADNVMYIHTTLLPYLKAAGEMKTKPTQHSVKELRGLGIQPNMLVIRTEQPAGQGIKNKLAQFCDVAPEAVIESLDVDHLYQIPLNLQAQNMDQIVCDHLKLDVPVADMTEWSAMVDKVMNLKKKTKIALVGKYVELPDAYLSVVEALKHSGYVNDTAIDLNWINANEVTPETVADLLGDADGIIVPGGFGHRGTEGKIEAIRYARENDVPMLGICLGMQLTCVEYARHVLNLEGANSAELDPDTNYPVIDIMRDQIDIEDMGGTLRLGLYPCKLKPGSKTAAAYSNQEVVQRRHRHRYEFNNAFRQQFEEAGFVFSGISPDNRLVEVVELSDKKFFVAAQYHPELQSRPNRPEELYTAFITAAVENSQPH